A region from the Triticum aestivum cultivar Chinese Spring chromosome 3D, IWGSC CS RefSeq v2.1, whole genome shotgun sequence genome encodes:
- the LOC123077647 gene encoding glutathione S-transferase 1-like, producing MSPVKVFGHPMLTNVARVLLFLEEVGAEYELVPVDFVAGEHKRPQHVQLNPFAKMPGFQDGDLVLFESRAIAKYILRKYGGTAGLDLLGENSGIEELAMVDMWTEVEAQQYYPAISPVVFECIIIPFIIPGGGAAPNQTVVDESLERLRGVLGIYEARLEKSRYLAGDSISFADLNHIPFTFYFMTTPYAKVFDDYPKVKAWWEMLMARPAVQRVCKHMPTEFKLGAQY from the exons ATGTCTCCGGTGAAGGTGTTCGGGCACCCGATGTTGACAAACGTCGCACGGGTGCTGCTCTtcctggaggaggtcggcgccGAGTACGAGCTCGTGCCCGTCGACTTCGTCGCCGGCGAGCACAAGAGGCCCCAACACGTCCAGCTAAAC CCGTTTGCGAAGATGCCTGGGTTCCAAGATGGCGATCTCGTCCTGTTCG AGTCGCGCGCCATCGCCAAGTACATCCTCCGCAAGTACGGGGGGACAGCCGGCCTCGACCTCCTCGGAGAAAACAGCGGAATCGAAGAATTAGCAATGGTGGACATGTGGACGGAGGTGGAGGCCCAGCAGTACTACCCGGCCATCTCGCCCGTGGTGTTCGAGTGCATCATCATTCCCTTCATCATTCCTGGCGGTGGCGCGGCGCCGAACCAGACCGTCGTCGACGAGAGCCTGGAGCGGCTGAGGGGTGTGCTGGGGATCTATGAGGCCCGGCTGGAGAAGAGCAGGTACTTGGCCGGGGACTCCATCAGCTTCGCCGATCTGAACCACATCCCGTTCACCTTCTACTTCATGACCACCCCGTACGCCAAGGTGTTTGATGACTACCCCAAGGTGAAGGCCTGGTGGGAGATGCTCATGGCCAGGCCCGCGGTGCAGAGGGTCTGCAAGCATATGCCTACGGAGTTTAAGCTAGGTGCGCAGTACTAG